One Nonomuraea angiospora DNA segment encodes these proteins:
- a CDS encoding AAA family ATPase — MAMLIGRERPAALLLGEVERTLAGHGALVLVTGEAGIGKSALVAGAAEEAVRGGARLLAGACWEGEGAPGYWPWVQVIRRLTPGATLRSLARSDGFELYDAVTGLLVDASRERPVVVVLEDLHWADAASLRLLEFVVRHAWFERLLVIGTYRDAEVDGPLSLPLEAKATVLTLTGLDREEVGRLVAHTTGADPGEELVTEIHRRTGGNPFFVEQTARLWQGGTPLATIPPGVGAAVRRRLSRLPEGVLEVLRMAAVLGRDFTEPTLHTALTAPPHDSPLAASPPNGIPFDGISSPGITSHRISSQGASPNGPSSDGTFLDGSTSDGAAPGDLSPDEPSRDEPAPDDPPRDEPAPDEQTPDEPSSDDVPSLDGPPPPDGPAPDGSSPNDPPPREPAPNDSPPHGPSLGSPSSDGPLPDDPSPDSPSPGDSPPDGPLPYRGSRSSSVHGVASPAGPTLVATEASVRRALDQAVSAKLITSLGSGRHAFVHDLVRETLYAELNEHEVRARHAAALRALDPAPAAIRAHHAYLAAAPDAPALLLAAARDAEARMADEEAVGHYRRALELAPAREARKRATIGLDLGVAQYRMGDTAAGARTLEAAVAITRRLDDPDLLALTALKLHDLGHTGQGRWTDFVHETHHRLVPPSTPTANTPARETTGPVQGEPPSRRPGAQSAPNHRRPSPAIAVGPPPNHTPTTHRPNDTAYTSTRVSHETADTARESGTTRQVHPTHEGNATRRQHGDTTGERNTTGPRDIPGNRRGDVTHTTTGLSHETDDTTGQHGTAQDLNVLHDRNALHLIDHPREANYLRKADHRREDDHPREDDPRREADHQCQADHPHEVDHPREDDHQREAEHPREDDHQREGDALLGGDTTPHTAAYGRGRLDVAARELSAVAAELARQGADDETLGFSLLARLGAIWGPGSAAERLAVTDELSAVARRNRDQRLELAARSWRVGALLEMGDPRCLPELQAFATRAEGAELALFQHEATVLRAMFATLAGRFDEAATHIDAAYERGEQPGIGRRDLRWMQRWSAATLRGRFDVADGVLAEMELAGSHHFPLYRAATAVQRGDEGAARHLAAVVTGGEQYLRWMAPLWLRLQAQAAALSKDPVLCERARAAIIPYVGQWGVTATVAVEGPFAHWVAVLDAAQGRWDEAVAGFTAACHAADLLGARPWSIESRARLAEALQARGDDASTLIAQVERDAAGLGMLVRLPRAAANAFRLDGGVWTLTFAGRTVHLPDSKGLADLRVLLDRPGSDVSAVELLNPAGGEVVLAARSMGGDDVLDEKARTRYRRRLELLDDEIDRATELGDDRRAAELDAERTALLNELRTAAGLGGRPRRLGDEAERARKAVTNRIRNTLRQLDQRHPELAAHLRSSVSTGATCRYHPSPEVRWPP, encoded by the coding sequence ATGGCGATGCTCATCGGGAGGGAGCGACCCGCGGCCCTGCTCCTCGGCGAGGTCGAGCGCACGCTCGCCGGTCACGGCGCGCTGGTGCTCGTCACCGGCGAGGCGGGCATCGGCAAGAGCGCCCTGGTGGCGGGCGCGGCGGAGGAGGCCGTGCGCGGGGGCGCCCGGCTGCTCGCCGGCGCCTGCTGGGAGGGCGAGGGCGCGCCGGGCTACTGGCCCTGGGTCCAGGTGATCCGCCGCCTCACCCCCGGCGCGACGCTGCGGAGCCTGGCCCGCTCCGACGGGTTCGAGCTGTACGACGCGGTGACCGGCCTGCTGGTGGACGCCTCCCGCGAGCGGCCGGTGGTGGTCGTGCTCGAAGACCTCCACTGGGCGGACGCGGCCTCGCTGCGGCTGCTGGAGTTCGTGGTGCGCCATGCCTGGTTCGAGCGGCTGCTGGTGATCGGCACCTATCGTGACGCCGAGGTCGACGGGCCGCTGAGCCTGCCCCTGGAGGCCAAGGCCACCGTCCTGACGCTGACGGGGCTGGACCGGGAGGAGGTGGGCCGGCTGGTGGCCCACACCACGGGCGCGGACCCCGGAGAGGAGCTGGTGACGGAGATCCACCGGCGCACGGGCGGCAACCCGTTCTTCGTGGAGCAGACCGCCCGCCTGTGGCAGGGCGGGACCCCTCTGGCGACGATCCCGCCGGGGGTGGGGGCGGCCGTGCGCCGCCGGTTGTCGCGGCTGCCGGAGGGGGTGCTCGAGGTGCTGCGCATGGCGGCGGTCCTGGGCCGCGACTTCACCGAACCCACCCTCCACACCGCGCTCACTGCCCCACCCCACGACTCCCCTCTCGCCGCCTCCCCACCCAACGGCATCCCTTTTGACGGCATCTCATCCCCCGGCATCACGTCCCACCGCATCTCATCCCAGGGCGCCTCTCCCAACGGGCCCTCGTCCGACGGCACCTTTCTCGACGGCTCCACATCCGACGGGGCCGCGCCTGGCGACCTCTCACCCGACGAGCCTTCGCGCGACGAACCCGCGCCTGACGACCCTCCGCGCGACGAACCCGCACCTGACGAGCAGACGCCTGACGAGCCCTCATCCGACGACGTGCCCTCGCTTGACGGGCCCCCACCACCTGACGGGCCTGCACCCGACGGCTCATCACCCAATGACCCGCCGCCTCGCGAGCCTGCGCCCAACGACTCCCCACCCCACGGGCCCTCGCTTGGCAGCCCCTCATCTGACGGGCCCCTCCCCGATGACCCTTCACCCGACAGCCCTTCACCCGGCGACTCTCCGCCTGACGGCCCCCTGCCCTACCGAGGATCCCGTTCTTCATCCGTTCACGGCGTCGCCTCTCCGGCCGGACCGACGCTCGTGGCGACCGAAGCCTCAGTGCGGCGGGCCCTCGACCAGGCCGTGTCAGCCAAGCTCATCACCTCTCTGGGCTCCGGCCGCCATGCCTTCGTCCACGACCTTGTACGCGAGACCCTCTACGCCGAGCTGAACGAGCACGAAGTCCGCGCCAGGCACGCGGCCGCCCTCCGCGCCCTCGACCCGGCACCGGCCGCGATCCGCGCCCACCACGCGTACCTCGCCGCCGCACCCGACGCCCCCGCCCTCCTCCTCGCGGCGGCCAGGGACGCCGAGGCACGGATGGCGGACGAGGAAGCAGTCGGCCACTACCGGCGCGCCCTGGAGCTGGCCCCCGCGCGGGAGGCTCGCAAACGCGCCACGATCGGCCTGGACCTCGGCGTGGCGCAGTACCGGATGGGCGACACCGCCGCCGGCGCCCGCACACTGGAGGCCGCCGTCGCCATCACCCGCCGCCTCGACGACCCCGACCTGCTGGCCCTGACCGCCCTGAAGCTGCACGACCTCGGCCACACCGGCCAGGGCCGCTGGACGGACTTCGTCCACGAGACCCACCACCGCCTGGTCCCCCCGTCCACCCCCACTGCCAACACGCCCGCCCGCGAGACCACCGGGCCCGTACAGGGCGAACCCCCATCCAGGCGGCCCGGGGCTCAGAGCGCGCCAAACCATCGCAGACCCAGCCCAGCGATCGCAGTGGGCCCGCCACCCAACCACACCCCAACGACACACCGGCCCAACGACACCGCGTACACGTCCACCCGCGTCTCCCACGAGACGGCCGACACCGCACGTGAAAGTGGAACTACCCGCCAGGTCCACCCCACCCACGAGGGCAACGCCACGAGACGCCAGCACGGCGACACCACGGGCGAGCGCAACACCACGGGCCCGCGCGATATCCCCGGCAACAGGCGCGGCGACGTCACGCACACGACCACCGGCCTCTCCCACGAGACGGACGACACCACAGGTCAGCACGGCACCGCACAGGACCTCAATGTCCTGCACGACCGCAACGCCCTGCACCTGATCGACCACCCACGTGAGGCCAACTACCTGCGCAAGGCCGACCACCGGCGCGAAGACGACCACCCTCGTGAAGACGACCCCCGGCGCGAGGCCGACCACCAGTGCCAAGCCGACCATCCGCATGAGGTCGACCACCCACGTGAGGACGACCACCAGCGCGAGGCCGAGCACCCACGTGAGGACGACCACCAGCGCGAGGGTGACGCCTTGCTCGGCGGCGACACCACGCCCCACACCGCTGCCTACGGCCGGGGGCGGTTGGATGTCGCGGCCCGGGAGTTGAGCGCGGTCGCGGCGGAGCTGGCCAGGCAGGGGGCGGACGACGAGACACTCGGCTTCAGCCTGCTGGCCAGGCTAGGGGCCATTTGGGGACCGGGCAGCGCGGCCGAGCGGCTGGCCGTCACCGACGAGCTGTCGGCCGTGGCGCGGCGAAACCGGGATCAACGGCTGGAGCTGGCCGCGCGGTCCTGGCGCGTCGGGGCGCTGCTGGAGATGGGGGATCCCCGGTGCCTGCCCGAGCTGCAGGCGTTCGCCACGCGCGCCGAAGGTGCCGAGCTGGCGCTGTTCCAGCATGAGGCCACGGTCCTCAGGGCCATGTTCGCCACGCTCGCCGGACGCTTCGACGAGGCGGCGACGCACATCGACGCCGCCTACGAGCGGGGCGAGCAACCAGGCATCGGCCGACGCGACCTGCGCTGGATGCAGCGGTGGTCGGCCGCGACGCTCAGGGGTCGCTTCGACGTGGCCGACGGCGTTCTGGCGGAGATGGAGCTCGCGGGCAGCCATCACTTCCCGCTCTACCGCGCCGCGACGGCGGTGCAGCGCGGCGACGAGGGCGCGGCGCGCCATCTGGCGGCGGTCGTGACGGGGGGCGAGCAGTACCTGCGGTGGATGGCACCGCTGTGGCTGAGGCTCCAGGCGCAGGCGGCCGCCCTGTCCAAGGACCCGGTGCTCTGCGAGCGCGCACGGGCCGCGATCATCCCGTACGTCGGCCAATGGGGTGTGACGGCCACGGTCGCCGTCGAGGGGCCGTTCGCGCACTGGGTGGCGGTGCTCGACGCCGCCCAGGGACGCTGGGACGAGGCCGTCGCCGGGTTCACCGCCGCCTGTCACGCGGCCGACCTGCTGGGCGCCCGGCCCTGGTCGATCGAGTCCCGCGCCCGCCTGGCCGAGGCGCTCCAGGCGCGCGGCGACGACGCCTCCACACTGATCGCACAGGTCGAGCGGGACGCCGCCGGCCTGGGCATGCTGGTACGCCTGCCGCGCGCCGCAGCCAACGCCTTCCGCCTCGACGGCGGGGTCTGGACCCTGACCTTCGCCGGCCGCACCGTGCACCTGCCCGACTCCAAGGGCCTGGCCGACCTGCGCGTCCTGCTCGACCGCCCTGGAAGCGACGTCTCGGCGGTCGAGCTGCTGAACCCGGCCGGCGGCGAGGTCGTGCTCGCTGCCAGGAGCATGGGCGGCGACGACGTACTGGATGAGAAGGCCAGGACCCGCTACCGGAGACGGCTCGAACTGCTCGACGACGAGATCGACCGAGCCACGGAACTGGGCGACGACCGCCGGGCGGCCGAGCTCGACGCCGAGCGCACGGCGCTGCTGAACGAACTGCGCACGGCCGCCGGGCTGGGCGGCCGCCCGCGCCGGCTCGGCGACGAGGCCGAACGCGCCCGCAAGGCGGTCACCAACCGGATCCGCAACACACTGCGCCAGCTCGACCAACGCCACCCGGAACTGGCCGCGCACCTGAGATCCTCGGTCTCCACCGGCGCCACCTGCCGGTATCACCCCAGCCCCGAAGTGCGCTGGCCACCGTAA
- a CDS encoding epoxide hydrolase family protein yields the protein MTIRPFSIEVPQRDLDDLRTRLAMTRWQDQLPGTGWERGVPLDYLKNLAEYWRTGYDWRAHEARLNEIPQFTTTIDGQDIHFAHLRSDNPSALPLMLLHGWPGTFVMFLDVIEPLSRDFHLVIPSLPGFGFSTPLSGPGWDPARTARAFTQLMALLGYDRYGVQGGDSGSFIAPEMGRHAPDHVIGVHLNAAITFPIGQEGEMDGLTEEERRRWDTMQNFNDGYLQTQSKRPQTVSYGLHDSPVGQLAWIMEKFKELTDPVEGLPEDSIDRDLMLTNVTIYWLTGTAGSSAQFYYESMGATDWSEAGADDWTALASGGSVSSGASDGGDAPDAGAAGGWGGASGPSALDSGASGSGASGSGGGGDWGGAAVSRASDLGGGSDLGAAGERGAASGSIASDSGASGAGGGGVWGGAAVSGVSDSGGGGVWGGAAALGASDSGTAGDWAAAARGTVPTGVLVSKPCDVTIRPWAERDHNIVHWAEYDKGGHFFATEQPGLFTEDVTTFFAKLR from the coding sequence ATGACAATTCGCCCTTTTAGTATTGAAGTCCCCCAGCGGGACCTGGACGACCTCCGCACCCGCCTGGCCATGACCCGCTGGCAGGACCAGCTCCCCGGCACCGGATGGGAGCGCGGCGTCCCCCTCGACTACCTCAAGAACCTGGCCGAATACTGGCGCACCGGCTACGACTGGCGCGCCCACGAGGCCAGACTCAACGAGATCCCCCAGTTCACCACCACGATCGACGGGCAGGACATCCACTTCGCCCACCTCCGCTCCGACAACCCGTCCGCCCTGCCGCTCATGCTCCTGCACGGCTGGCCGGGCACGTTCGTGATGTTCCTGGACGTCATAGAGCCCCTCTCACGAGACTTCCACCTGGTCATCCCCTCCCTGCCGGGCTTCGGCTTCTCCACCCCGCTGTCCGGCCCCGGCTGGGATCCCGCCCGCACCGCCAGGGCGTTCACGCAGCTGATGGCGCTGCTCGGCTACGACAGGTACGGGGTGCAGGGCGGGGACAGCGGCTCCTTCATCGCGCCGGAAATGGGCAGACACGCCCCCGACCACGTCATCGGCGTCCATCTCAATGCCGCCATCACCTTTCCCATCGGCCAGGAGGGGGAGATGGACGGGCTGACGGAGGAGGAGCGGCGGCGCTGGGACACGATGCAGAACTTCAACGACGGCTACCTCCAGACTCAGTCGAAGCGGCCACAGACGGTCTCGTACGGGCTGCACGACTCGCCGGTGGGGCAGCTGGCGTGGATCATGGAGAAGTTCAAGGAGCTGACGGACCCGGTGGAGGGGCTGCCTGAGGACTCGATCGACCGCGACCTCATGCTGACCAACGTCACCATCTACTGGCTGACCGGCACGGCGGGGTCGTCGGCGCAGTTCTATTACGAGAGCATGGGCGCGACCGACTGGAGCGAAGCCGGCGCCGACGACTGGACCGCCCTGGCGAGTGGCGGGTCCGTCTCTAGTGGCGCTTCCGACGGGGGCGACGCTCCCGATGCGGGTGCTGCCGGTGGGTGGGGTGGCGCGTCCGGCCCGAGCGCGTTGGATTCGGGTGCGTCCGGTTCGGGTGCGTCCGGTTCGGGTGGTGGCGGTGACTGGGGCGGTGCGGCCGTTTCGAGGGCGTCCGACTTGGGTGGTGGCTCCGATCTGGGTGCCGCCGGTGAGCGGGGTGCCGCGTCGGGCTCCATCGCATCGGATTCGGGTGCGTCCGGTGCGGGTGGTGGCGGTGTCTGGGGCGGTGCGGCCGTTTCGGGGGTGTCCGACTCGGGCGGTGGCGGTGTCTGGGGCGGTGCGGCCGCTTTGGGGGCGTCCGACTCGGGTACTGCGGGGGACTGGGCTGCGGCAGCGCGGGGCACCGTGCCGACGGGCGTGCTCGTGTCGAAGCCCTGCGACGTCACCATCCGCCCCTGGGCTGAACGCGACCACAACATCGTGCACTGGGCCGAGTACGACAAGGGCGGTCATTTCTTCGCCACCGAGCAGCCTGGCCTCTTCACCGAGGACGTCACCACGTTCTTCGCGAAGCTCCGCTGA
- a CDS encoding NAD(P)H-binding protein → MTILVTGATGTVGRQVVAQLVARAERVRALTRNPAAARLPESVEVAYGDLTAPQSLGPALEGVTGLHLITVAGDDQAALQTGPELVELAAKAGVTRVSVLSSWDECSVEEALRAGDLGWTQLRCVEFMTNALEWAESIREEGVVRVFGNHPGAVVHEADIAAVAVAALVEEGHAGRSYLLTGPEALTPERRARVIGEAVGREIRFEELSEEQYRASMEAWGAGEELIEFAVGLGANPPDAASVVLPTVEQVTGRPGRTFAQWAAEHAAAFRP, encoded by the coding sequence ATGACGATTCTCGTGACCGGCGCCACCGGCACGGTCGGCCGCCAGGTCGTGGCGCAGCTCGTCGCGCGTGCCGAGCGGGTCCGGGCTCTGACCAGGAACCCGGCGGCGGCACGGCTGCCCGAGTCCGTGGAGGTGGCCTACGGTGATCTGACCGCGCCGCAGTCCCTGGGCCCCGCGCTGGAAGGCGTGACCGGGCTGCACCTGATCACCGTCGCCGGAGACGACCAGGCGGCGCTCCAGACCGGGCCCGAGCTCGTCGAGCTGGCCGCGAAGGCGGGCGTGACCCGCGTCAGCGTGCTGAGCAGTTGGGACGAGTGCTCGGTCGAGGAGGCGCTGCGGGCCGGGGACCTCGGCTGGACGCAGTTGCGCTGCGTGGAGTTCATGACCAACGCGCTGGAGTGGGCCGAATCGATCCGCGAGGAGGGTGTGGTCCGGGTCTTCGGCAACCATCCGGGAGCCGTGGTGCACGAGGCCGACATCGCCGCCGTCGCCGTGGCGGCGCTGGTCGAGGAGGGGCACGCCGGGCGGTCGTACCTGCTCACCGGGCCGGAGGCGCTGACGCCGGAGCGGCGGGCCCGCGTGATCGGCGAGGCCGTCGGGCGGGAGATCCGGTTCGAGGAGCTGAGCGAGGAACAGTATCGGGCGTCGATGGAGGCGTGGGGGGCGGGGGAGGAGCTGATCGAGTTCGCGGTCGGGCTGGGTGCCAACCCGCCGGACGCGGCCTCGGTCGTGCTGCCGACCGTGGAGCAGGTGACCGGCCGTCCTGGGCGGACGTTCGCCCAGTGGGCCGCCGAGCACGCCGCCGCCTTCCGCCCTTAG